Proteins from a single region of Hymenobacter aquaticus:
- a CDS encoding DUF350 domain-containing protein — protein sequence MEYLNFKLITASVVYSVIGILILVVSFVIIDKLTPKTLWKEIVDEHNTALAIVAAAFMLSVALIISAAIHG from the coding sequence ATGGAATACCTCAACTTCAAGCTCATTACCGCCTCCGTCGTTTACTCGGTTATCGGTATTCTGATTCTGGTCGTCAGCTTCGTTATCATCGACAAGCTCACGCCCAAGACGCTCTGGAAGGAAATCGTGGACGAGCACAACACGGCCCTGGCCATCGTGGCGGCCGCCTTTATGCTGTCGGTGGCCCTGATTATCAGCGCGGCAATTCATGGCTAA